The following are from one region of the Ochotona princeps isolate mOchPri1 chromosome 4, mOchPri1.hap1, whole genome shotgun sequence genome:
- the LOC101536611 gene encoding LOW QUALITY PROTEIN: mas-related G-protein coupled receptor member X2-like (The sequence of the model RefSeq protein was modified relative to this genomic sequence to represent the inferred CDS: substituted 1 base at 1 genomic stop codon) — translation MNATLPPATTTTAECMLDDIAGLLNNPGHLTLGSLIIIVALVGLGGNATVIWLLGFRMRRNGFTVYIINLAIADFLLLCCVITDRLLAISFSHLSSKPLNIIQLLQYVTVFPYIVGLSILSVISTERCLSVLWPIWYRCHRPRKLSVIMCALLXAVCLILSILEGNYCISFLQLPCSYQRCEKISFAISSWLMFLFLVLLGSSLALVVRVFCGSHCVQLSRLYVTILLTALVFLLCGLPFGLFWFLADWLVDFNMEYASLFYLVTIFLSSVNSCVNPIIYFFVGSFRQQKRQPLKLVLERALQGTPEDDE, via the coding sequence ATGAATGCAACATTGCCACCGGCAACAACCACCACAGCAGAGTGCATGCTAGATGATATCGCTGGTCTATTGAATAATCCAGGGCACCTGACGCTGGGCTCCCTGATCATCATCGTTGCCCTGGTTGGGCTGGGAGGAAATGCAACTGTGATTTGGCTACTGGGCTTTCGCATGCGCAGAAATGGCTTCACTGTCTACATCATCAACCTAGCCATAGCTGATTTCCTCTTGCTCTGCTGTGTCATCACAGATCGCCTTCTTGCCATCAGTTTTTCCCATCTTTCCTCCAAACCCTTGAATATTATACAGTTACTGCAATATGTGACGGTATTCCCATACATTGTGGGCCTGAGCATCCTCAGTGTAATTAGCACTGAGCGTTGCCTGTCCGTCCTGTGGCCCATATGGTACCGATGCCATCGCCCCAGAAAACTGTCAGTCATTATGTGTGCCCTGCTCTAGGCCGTGTGCCTGATACTGAGCATCTTGGAAGGGAACTACTGTATCTCCTTTCTTCAGCTTCCATGCAGTTATCAGCGGTGTGAGAAAATCAGTTTCGCCATAAGCTCCTGGCTGATGTTCTTATTTTTGGTTCTcctgggctccagcctggccctggtggTCAGAGTCTTCTGTGGGTCACACTGCGTGCAGCTGAGCAGGCTGTATGTGACCATTCTGCTCACTGCGCTGGTCTTCCTTCTCTGTGGTCTGCCCTTTGGCCTTTTCTGGTTTCTCGCAGACTGGCTTGTAGATTTTAACATGGAATATGCATCCCTTTTTTACCTAGTTACAATTTTCCTCTCCAGTGTTAACAGCTGTGTCAACCCCATCATTTACTTTTTTGTTGGTTCCTTTCGGCAGCAGAAGAGGCAGCCCCTAAAGCTGGTTCTTGAGAGGGCTCTGCAGGGCACCCCTGAGGATGATGAATGA